attttttcttttcttctccaCATATTGACATGTTGATGGACTATACTTTTTATAAGCGATCGCTTACAACATCGACTCTCATTAAACAAACTTCTTCAGATGGCGACAGAGACGAAACTTGCGTTCCCAGTTCGTTAAGCCATCAATCTCAAACCAGAGAatgaacaataaaaaaaccaaacaggTTTTCTCAACCGAGTGCTTATTTTCCACTGTCGGTCCCCTATTTTCCTATTCATTGCAGCGCACCTGAAGCAATGCGTTACTTGCCGCAACAACTGAATAGAAAATTCTTGAAGAAGACATTGTCCAGTGTTCTCTGCTAAATTTGGATCGCACAGCACATTAGACTGGACATCTACTAATGCCATCAAGCcggccaaaaaaaagaggggattCCGTGAAAAGAGGTCCATTGAAATACGTGAGAAGATGGCTAATAAAATAACCAATCCATAGTGAACCATCATGTGGGTCAAGGTCACCGTACACGAAaatagctttaaaaaaaagaccatTCAAACAAAGATAGACAttaaaggaggaaaaaaaaaggccaataaaaaaaattccaaaaaggATTCGTTGAAgatagaaaacaaataaagaagaGGAAGGAAGTGGTGAATGaataaaggaaaacaaagatGTCCCGTAAATGAAAAAACGTAAACCATTCAGTCGCTGGCAAGCAACTTTTTGGCAATTGCATGTGTGCCAATCGTCACTTGTATTCATCGTTAGACTGCTTGCATTTGTTCGACGTGCATTTTTACATAAATACAACTATTTCTACGGCATTGAGATATATTTTTCTACACATTTTCCTTCCGCTTGTGGCTGGTAGGGTAAAGATCGTCTTTTTCGTTAAGTTTCAATCGGtcctatttttttaatttgagaTGGCCGGTTACATGTCCTTGTTCATAAAAAGAAGACGGGATTGGCAGTGTAACTTACGAAATGTTTGGCGTAGGAGAGGAACACGTTCCACGCTACGGTAAAAACGTTGACATAGAGAACCCGATAGACAGCCGGAACTAGTAAAAAGTTTATCAATTGGCTAGGTGGCCAGACGATACAGTCTGTCTGTGACGATGGATGTAGTTTTGGAAATACAATTTAAATATTTGATGGACACATCTTTAAAAAGTCGAACACGAATACTTACTAAATACACCAATAGGAACTTTGATTTGTACTCCTCCCAGCCCTCCAATACTGAACAGCCTTCTAACATCCCGGCACCAACGAAGAACGATGCGGACGAGATGGGAGAGCAGATCAATTGATCAGctacaatttttttaccaaCCGTCGTTAGAGTTCTTCCCGGGAGAATTCGATCCAGCCACGTATACCAAAGATGATTCGGTAGTCCTTGAACCAGACCAACCGTTCCCATTCGACCTGAAGAAATATTGCAGCAGAAccaatgaattttttaatctTCGCCTTTGACTGCATCCATTTCGTCCTACAAATAGAAATtaacgccatctagcgttaTATCATTACAGGGCTGCGTTTtagcaaagaaaatgttaaaccTAAAAAAACAGCACGATTTTAATAGGTCTTACGTAATATCACCAAAAAACCTCTCAATTGAAGTTTTACTTTTAGTGTTTACTTTTTTGTAGCATTCTTCCTGTGTTAGAAATATTAGCTTAATGGTATTATTGGACATacaaaaactaaaatgaaatcaagaACATGCAAGGTCCCAGAAACTCTGCAATTATATTGTTATGCAAAACATTGCAACTTTTGACAAACAACCAAATCTTTACTGTTAACTGTAATTTACCTATTCGATCAACATCGATAGAATCATTGGTTTGACTAGAGTTGGTGAACAGTTCAATCCTTTGTTGTATGACATCTCCAGCAGTTAGAAGAATTCCACAACTAACAGTATTGGTAACCCACAGGTACCGTCCGAAAAGCAAATCTTTCAACTTGTAATACCGAGTAAACATTATAAATAAAGAATATACTTTACAATCACAGCTAAACCCAAACCCTTGCCCCAGCAAACCAGAGATTGCTTACTCACTCCTACAACGTACTTTAGCTAAAGGCCAGAACAAACCCAATATTATTAGGATAAGTTCTGGAATTAAACTACAGATCACACTATTAGCTCATTTTAAATGAGAAACTGTACTCCTCAGTTCTCACGAGACTCGAACGTGAGGAATTAGCGCAAATCCCTCTTCAGTCTCGAGCTCTCGACTCCAATCTAGCAGTCGACGTGTCCGGCATTCACATGATCTCCACCAGATGCCGTTCTTGCACATTAATTTCACATAATTTTCATTCGACCATAGATTGAAACCAATAAAAATAAGCAGTATATCGCTACTGATGCATCCGTATGATAACTTCGTTTAAGATCCTGAGGAAAATTTTACATGGCTTCAATGAAATGGAAAGTTGCTTGCGAATGAACTTAAGTTTTAAATCTTATACGGTTACTCAGAACACTCAATTCAActaaaaaccaaaagaaaatgtatagAGATTCGGATCGCAAATTGTGTATTGATCAATCCACGGAATCAGAACATTCATTTGTGTCCCATAGATTGAATCAGTTTCTGGTGTCGCTCAATTCGCGGGTACACTGCTTTCTTGGCCAATCCCTTGGTTCTCTGTAAGATAAATAGTTATTTTTAGTGAGATACAGATTAAATTAAAAACCAATTAGGAAAAATGAACAATCAGTTGGAAGTGCATGTTTGAATAGATCACGTTTTCACTTAATAGGTGGGTAGATTTCATCACAGTGAAATAAATTTGGATTAAAATTATGTTCTCCATATAATTATTTACCTGTTCAACCTTCTTCTTGCCATAAGCGATCGATGCCTTGATCTTGCGTTTGGCTTCAAGGGTAGCAACAATATCCTGGTATTTCCAGCCAACCTCGTGAGACAGACGACCAAGACGACAGTACTACACCAAAAAGTCTGATTAATACAGTAATAAGTATGGCAACCTTAAAATCTTACCTTGCGACCAGGAGACAGGCAAATGACCCTCAAAGCATTAGGAGCAATCTGCTTCTTGACACGCTGGTAGCGAGGGGGAACACCTTCAAAAGCTCGCACTCTCTTCAATGCCTCACGACCTCTCCAGGTCTTGTAGGGCAGCATTCCACGTACTGCTCGCTTGAAAATCTTGGATGGAGCACGGTGGTGGAAAGGACCTCTAGCAGGGTTTACATTACATCTTTTCCGAAGGAAGCTCAGAAACTTCAGCTTGTTcctaaaacaaaaaggatATTAATAGGTCTTGAAGATTCTTTGAAGTGTTTGCAATTAAGTAGCAGCATCAGTTGGTAGTGCATGTTATATATGATCACCAGTTTCACAAAGTTTGGTGTAAAGTTTCATCCTTTAAATAATAACATTTACAGttataaaaattatttttattacctGAAAAAGGTACCAGAGATTTCCATTTGCTCAGCTCTAAGAACACGGACCTTGTGTCCATTGAGGGCTGCTTTGGCACAAATGGTTGCCAATCGTCCCATAAGATGCTCTCGGGCATCGATGATAATCGGctatagaaaaaagaaaaataattcaaatggTCTGATTAGCTCGAGTCTGAAAATGCACTAATAATCCAGTATCTAATAGGTAGCGAAAGTTGATATTTGTATATCTGACACGTGTAAAATGGACGCCATGGTTGCTTGTTAACAATAGTTAGAAAAATGTCTGAGTTCTCTAGTAACGATGGCATAACTTGAGATTAAACCAAAATAGTTTTTAGACTAAAAGGGTAA
This sequence is a window from Daphnia magna isolate NIES linkage group LG7, ASM2063170v1.1, whole genome shotgun sequence. Protein-coding genes within it:
- the LOC116933556 gene encoding mpv17-like protein 2, translated to MFTRYYKLKDLLFGRYLWVTNTVSCGILLTAGDVIQQRIELFTNSSQTNDSIDVDRIGRMGTVGLVQGLPNHLWYTWLDRILPGRTLTTVGKKIVADQLICSPISSASFFVGAGMLEGCSVLEGWEEYKSKFLLVYLTDCIVWPPSQLINFLLVPAVYRVLYVNVFTVAWNVFLSYAKHFDRLKLNEKDDLYPTSHKRKENV
- the LOC116926678 gene encoding 60S ribosomal protein L13a, whose translation is MPGFTNKPIIIDAREHLMGRLATICAKAALNGHKVRVLRAEQMEISGTFFRNKLKFLSFLRKRCNVNPARGPFHHRAPSKIFKRAVRGMLPYKTWRGREALKRVRAFEGVPPRYQRVKKQIAPNALRVICLSPGRKYCRLGRLSHEVGWKYQDIVATLEAKRKIKASIAYGKKKVEQRTKGLAKKAVYPRIERHQKLIQSMGHK